A section of the Humulus lupulus chromosome 2, drHumLupu1.1, whole genome shotgun sequence genome encodes:
- the LOC133819428 gene encoding signal recognition particle 14 kDa protein-like: protein MVLLQLDPFLNELTSMFERSTKIGSVWVTLKRSSLQSNLQKTKQKTAGEGIEFRCLIRATDGKKTISTSVGAKDHMRFQASYATILKAHMIALKKRERKEKKKAVETDKKDAGVKKPRKV, encoded by the exons ATG GTTCTATTGCAGTTAGATCCGTTTCTCAATGAGCTTACTAGCATGTTCGAGCGGAGCACCAAGATAGGCTCTGTTTGGGTCACGCTTAAACGAT CGTCTTTGCAATCAAATTTACAGAAGACTAAGCAGAAAACTGCTGGAGAAGGCATTGAATTTCGATGCCTTATTCGTGCAACAGACGGGAAGAAGACGATTTCTACTTcg GTTGGGGCGAAGGATCACATGCGCTTTCAAGCTTCATATGCCACCATCCTAAAGGCCCACATGATAGCTCTGAAGAAGAgggagagaaaagaaaagaagaaagctGTGGAGACTGATAAGAAAGATGCAGGTGTGAAGAAGCCCAGGAAGGTGTAA
- the LOC133819427 gene encoding probable polygalacturonase: MLVVLLLLLALSNAVKINGEGSDGQCNYNKLSLQPRPHSVSISEFGAVGDGKTLNTLAFQNAIFYLKSFADKGGAQLYVPPGRWLTGSFSLTSHLTLFLEKGAIILGSQDPSHWEVVDPLPSYGRGIEIPGSRYRSLINGYNVKDVVITGDNGTIDGQGSVWWDWFNSHSLKYSRPHLVEFVDSQSVVVSNLSFLNAPAYSIHPVYCSGVHVHNISVFTPLDSPYTNGIVPDSSDGVCIEDCAITSGYDAISIKSGWDEYGIAYGRPTKNVHIRRVDLQSSSGSSLAFGSEMSGGISNVLVEQVHLYNSHSGVEFRTTKGRGGYIKEITISDVVIKNVFMAFSASGQCGSHPDDKYDPNALPVLDHISLQNVVGKKISVAGIFNGIQESPFSSICLYNISLSIISGAPTTWECSNVSGSSDLVFPEPCLELHSTNSNSPSACFSLSTLYGNASAL; this comes from the exons ATGCTA GTGGTATTGCTCTTGCTGCTGGCATTGAGCAATGCTGTAAAAATCAATGGAGAAGGGAGCGATGGACAATGTAATTACAATAAGCTATCTTTACAACCAAGACCACACAGTGTATCCATTTCTGAGTTTGGTGCTGTTGGAGATGGCAAAACATTGAACACCCTTGCTTTCCAAAATGCTATCTTTTATCTAAAGTCTTTCGCCGATAAGGGCGGCGCCCAGCTCTATGTGCCACCGGGGAGGTGGCTCACTGGAAGTTTTAGTCTTACAAGTCATCTCACCCTGTTTTTGGAGAAAGGAGCTATCATTCTTGGATCTCAG GACCCGAGTCATTGGGAAGTTGTTGATCCTTTACCATCATATGGTAGAGGTATTGAAATTCCCGGTTCCAGATATCGCAGCTTGATAAATGGATACAATGTAAAAGATGTGGTGATAACAG GTGACAATGGAACCATCGATGGCCAGGGCTCAGTTTGGTGGGACTGGTTCAATTCTCATTCTTTAAAGTACAGCCGCCCTCATCTTGTCGAATTCGTTGACTCTCAATCTGTAGTTGTATCAAATCTTTCATTCTTGAATGCTCCTGCATATAGCATTCATCCAGTGTATTGCAG TGGTGTACATGTTCACAATATTTCAGTCTTCACTCCTTTAGACTCCCCTTACACTAATGGTATAGTCCCAG ATTCATCTGATGGTGTTTGTATTGAGGACTGCGCAATAACCTCGGGTTATGATGCCATTTCAATCAAGAGTGGTTGGGATGAATATGGCATTGCCTATGGCAGACCAACAAAAAATGTGCACATCAGGCGCGTCGATTTGCAATCATCTTCTGGTTCTTCTCTTGCCTTTGGTAGTGAGATGTCTGGTGGCATATCAAATGTGCTTGTGGAGCAGGTCCACTTGTACAATTCACATAGTGGAGTTGAATTTAGAACAACAAAGGGTAGGGGGGGTTATATCAAAGAGATCACCATATCAGATGTTGTGATTAAAAATGTTTTCATGGCGTTTAGTGCCTCGGGACAATGTGGTTCCCATCCAGACGACAAGTATGATCCGAACGCCCTCCCAGTTTTGGATCACATCAGTTTGCAGAATGTGGTTGGCAAAAAGATCAGTGTTGCTGGAATTTTCAATGGGATTCAAGAATCCCCCTTCAGTTCCATCTGTCTGTACAATATCTCCTTGTCAATCATTTCAGGTGCTCCcaccacttgggaatgttcaaaTGTTTCAGGCTCTTCTGACTTAGTCTTTCCCGAGCCATGTCTGGAACTCCATAGCACAAATTCCAATTCACCCTCAGCTTGCTTTTCTCTGTCCACTCTATATGGAAATGCTTCAGCTTTATAA
- the LOC133816684 gene encoding protein BREAKING OF ASYMMETRY IN THE STOMATAL LINEAGE-like isoform X2 codes for MINPTQVNWSHLTHKRNDNDDEEGERSSRGDHKNIDQDSHQRKFSHHRRIISSSDEDSNWPNFADEDYIIFCFREDGAFQVVKNNGNKTDNHDQLPIPSSCLDHHTSSSSRNSRPVNRKLNYGDNTKTVMIERCNNDHESLAGKLSHEVYPKNYGHKMVEENIYLDSKSVYGGNFEEHRHSSNASSSSFAFPKLGWEWTGSPEKMPKSKRLCLRKHKTRCVVFQCCKF; via the exons ATGATAAACCCAACCCAAGTCAACTGGAGTCACCTCACACATAAAAGAAACGATAATGATGATGAAGAGGGAGAGAGATCATCAAGAGGTGATCATAAGAATATTGATCAAGATAGTCATCAAAGAAAATTCTCTCACCACAGAAGAATCATAAGTAGTTCTGATGAGGACTCAAATTGGCCTAATTTTGCAGATGAAGACTATATCATCTTCTGCTTTAGAGAAGATGGAGCTTTTCAAGTTGTGAAGAATAATGGCAACAAAACTGATAATCATGATCAACTACCAATACCATCTTCTTGTCTAGATCATcatacttcttcttcttcaagaaaTTCCAGACCCGTAAATAGAAAG CTTAATTACGGAGACAATACCAAAACAGTGATGATTGAAAGGTGTAACAATGATCATGAGAGCTTAGCTGGGAAATTATCACATGAAGTCTACCCCAAGAATTATGGTCACAAG ATGGTAGAGGAGAACATTTACTTAGATTCAAAGTCGGTTTATGGTGGCAATTTTGAAGAGCATAGACACTCATCAAATGCTAGCTCAAGTTCTTTTGCTTTCCCTAA gTTGGGTTGGGAGTGGACGGGTAGTCCAGAGAAAATGCCAAAATCAAAAAGACTCTGCTTAAGAAAACACAAGACTCGTTGTGTAGTCTTTCAGTGTTGTAAATTTTAG
- the LOC133816684 gene encoding protein BREAKING OF ASYMMETRY IN THE STOMATAL LINEAGE-like isoform X1 encodes MINPTQVNWSHLTHKRNDNDDEEGERSSRGDHKNIDQDSHQRKFSHHRRIISSSDEDSNWPNFADEDYIIFCFREDGAFQVVKNNGNKTDNHDQLPIPSSCLDHHTSSSSRNSRPVNRKKQLNYGDNTKTVMIERCNNDHESLAGKLSHEVYPKNYGHKMVEENIYLDSKSVYGGNFEEHRHSSNASSSSFAFPKLGWEWTGSPEKMPKSKRLCLRKHKTRCVVFQCCKF; translated from the exons ATGATAAACCCAACCCAAGTCAACTGGAGTCACCTCACACATAAAAGAAACGATAATGATGATGAAGAGGGAGAGAGATCATCAAGAGGTGATCATAAGAATATTGATCAAGATAGTCATCAAAGAAAATTCTCTCACCACAGAAGAATCATAAGTAGTTCTGATGAGGACTCAAATTGGCCTAATTTTGCAGATGAAGACTATATCATCTTCTGCTTTAGAGAAGATGGAGCTTTTCAAGTTGTGAAGAATAATGGCAACAAAACTGATAATCATGATCAACTACCAATACCATCTTCTTGTCTAGATCATcatacttcttcttcttcaagaaaTTCCAGACCCGTAAATAGAAAG AAACAGCTTAATTACGGAGACAATACCAAAACAGTGATGATTGAAAGGTGTAACAATGATCATGAGAGCTTAGCTGGGAAATTATCACATGAAGTCTACCCCAAGAATTATGGTCACAAG ATGGTAGAGGAGAACATTTACTTAGATTCAAAGTCGGTTTATGGTGGCAATTTTGAAGAGCATAGACACTCATCAAATGCTAGCTCAAGTTCTTTTGCTTTCCCTAA gTTGGGTTGGGAGTGGACGGGTAGTCCAGAGAAAATGCCAAAATCAAAAAGACTCTGCTTAAGAAAACACAAGACTCGTTGTGTAGTCTTTCAGTGTTGTAAATTTTAG